From a single Brassica rapa cultivar Chiifu-401-42 chromosome A01, CAAS_Brap_v3.01, whole genome shotgun sequence genomic region:
- the LOC103829835 gene encoding type 2 DNA topoisomerase 6 subunit B-like isoform X1 has product MEMSDPLPKLLLQVSHPSSFLIRLLRFHFLSSLVFSQLISSAFQRCRLAEDLCRLSLLLLHQSAGNDPPITSISISDTGIGCSLVEFQDLRCPREFNGANIWDGLLSLKTTCFSDDEVFCYHINLGECISNKRIKRQPSQPKNGAKFSGTEVSLSVFASMDALVAPIVTFFQKMLVLHLPNVTMDLVVEQGASPGTQTQYVFVMNGDQTPCFTASNLERLKSGLEDCVLRHGNCLEMMCEQCFSDREHLKVGSGTACPEENRKRPGGTMEVVIVISDLLETTRHCSRSCEGKTEVVYFDNFSPSPIPQVALSALKKIDWKSYGLILASVNDQEGHVFLEWENFPSYVQIQIALHWYHKKYPTRHKTEPGINLVKKGIKSALDDLKTKHEGFLLSSHSRKICSYVPDLARSLAGLIFSSTDMDFQGDCLSVLGFQPQEAEREAVEDYIQRKIVTVIGMNESKPQKDQEAAPFLFFEGGSETSHYEDEEIEGEYYSTSLE; this is encoded by the exons ATGGAGATGAGTGATCCTCTTCCCAAGCTTCTTCTACAAGTAAGTCACCCATCATCATTCCTCATTCGTCTTCTTCGATTTCATTTTCTTTCAAGTCTTGTGTTCTCTCAGTTGATCTCGTCAGCTTTTCAAAGATGCCGTCTAGCAGAAGATCTCTGTAGAttatcacttcttcttcttcatcaatctGCTGGCAATGATCCTCCGATTACATCTATTTCGA TTTCGGATACGGGCATTGGATGCAGTTTGGTGGAGTTTCAGGATCTGAGGTGCCCTAGAGAGTTCAATGGAGCCAACATCTGGG ATGGGTTACTCTCCCTCAAGACCACTT GCTTTTCTGACGACGAGGTGTTCTGCTATCATATTAATCTTGGTGAGTGTATATCAAACAAAAGAATCAAAAGACAACCTTCTCAGCCTAAAAACGGCGCAAAGTTTAG TGGGACAGAGGTATCTCTGAGTGTCTTTGCAAGTATGGATGCTCTTGTGGCCCCCATAGTTACCTTCTTTCAAAAG ATGCTTGTTCTTCATTTACCT AATGTCACAATGGATCTGGTGGTTGAACAAGGAGCTTCTCCTGGTACTCAAACCCAATACGTCTTTGTAATGAACGGTGATCAAACTCCTTGCTTCACTGCCTCCAACCTTGAACGCTTAAAGTCTGGTCTTGAGGACTGTGTTTTAAGGCATGGAAACTGTTTGGAAATGATGTGTGAACAATGCTTCTCTGATAG AGAGCATCTAAAAGTTGGGAGTGGAACAGCCTGCCCTGAAGAAAATCGTAAGAGACCTGGAGGAACAATGGAAGTGGTGATTGTAATAAGTGACTTATTAGAGACAACTCGCCATTGCAGCAGATCATGTGAGGGCAAAACAGAG GTTGTATACTTTGACAATTTCTCTCCTTCCCCCATTCCACAAGTTGCCTTGAGTGCATTGAAAAAGATTGACTGGAAAAGCTACGGTTTGATCCTAGCGAGTGTGAATGATCAAGAAGGACATGTGTTTCTCGAATGGGAAAATTTTCCTTCATATGTTCAAATACAAATCGCTCTCCACTGGTATCACAAGAAGTATCCAACAAGACATAAGACTGAGCCTGGTATAAATCTTGTGAAGAAGGGGATTAAAAGTGCATTAGATGATTTGAAGACTAAACATGAGGGCTTTCTTCTAAGCTCACATTCTCGTAAG ATTTGCAGCTATGTTCCTGACCTTGCAAGATCATTAGCGGGCCTCATATTCTCTTCTACTGACATGGACTTCCAAGGAGATTGCTTATCTGTTCTTGGATTTCAGCCTCAAGAAGCTGAACGTGAAGCAGTGGAAGACTATATACAGAGAAAGATTGTTACGGTTATAGGAATGAATGAGAGTAAACCCCAGAAAGACCAGGAAGCTGCTCCCTTTCTGTTTTTTGAAGGCGGGTCTGAGACATCACACTATGAAGATGAGGAAATAGAAGGTGAGTATTACTCTACCTCCCTTGAATGA
- the LOC103829835 gene encoding type 2 DNA topoisomerase 6 subunit B-like isoform X3, with product MEMSDPLPKLLLQLISSAFQRCRLAEDLCRLSLLLLHQSAGNDPPITSISISDTGIGCSLVEFQDLRCPREFNGANIWDGLLSLKTTCFSDDEVFCYHINLGECISNKRIKRQPSQPKNGAKFSGTEVSLSVFASMDALVAPIVTFFQKMLVLHLPNVTMDLVVEQGASPGTQTQYVFVMNGDQTPCFTASNLERLKSGLEDCVLRHGNCLEMMCEQCFSDREHLKVGSGTACPEENRKRPGGTMEVVIVISDLLETTRHCSRSCEGKTEVVYFDNFSPSPIPQVALSALKKIDWKSYGLILASVNDQEGHVFLEWENFPSYVQIQIALHWYHKKYPTRHKTEPGINLVKKGIKSALDDLKTKHEGFLLSSHSRKICSYVPDLARSLAGLIFSSTDMDFQGDCLSVLGFQPQEAEREAVEDYIQRKIVTVIGMNESKPQKDQEAAPFLFFEGGSETSHYEDEEIEGEYYSTSLE from the exons ATGGAGATGAGTGATCCTCTTCCCAAGCTTCTTCTACAA TTGATCTCGTCAGCTTTTCAAAGATGCCGTCTAGCAGAAGATCTCTGTAGAttatcacttcttcttcttcatcaatctGCTGGCAATGATCCTCCGATTACATCTATTTCGA TTTCGGATACGGGCATTGGATGCAGTTTGGTGGAGTTTCAGGATCTGAGGTGCCCTAGAGAGTTCAATGGAGCCAACATCTGGG ATGGGTTACTCTCCCTCAAGACCACTT GCTTTTCTGACGACGAGGTGTTCTGCTATCATATTAATCTTGGTGAGTGTATATCAAACAAAAGAATCAAAAGACAACCTTCTCAGCCTAAAAACGGCGCAAAGTTTAG TGGGACAGAGGTATCTCTGAGTGTCTTTGCAAGTATGGATGCTCTTGTGGCCCCCATAGTTACCTTCTTTCAAAAG ATGCTTGTTCTTCATTTACCT AATGTCACAATGGATCTGGTGGTTGAACAAGGAGCTTCTCCTGGTACTCAAACCCAATACGTCTTTGTAATGAACGGTGATCAAACTCCTTGCTTCACTGCCTCCAACCTTGAACGCTTAAAGTCTGGTCTTGAGGACTGTGTTTTAAGGCATGGAAACTGTTTGGAAATGATGTGTGAACAATGCTTCTCTGATAG AGAGCATCTAAAAGTTGGGAGTGGAACAGCCTGCCCTGAAGAAAATCGTAAGAGACCTGGAGGAACAATGGAAGTGGTGATTGTAATAAGTGACTTATTAGAGACAACTCGCCATTGCAGCAGATCATGTGAGGGCAAAACAGAG GTTGTATACTTTGACAATTTCTCTCCTTCCCCCATTCCACAAGTTGCCTTGAGTGCATTGAAAAAGATTGACTGGAAAAGCTACGGTTTGATCCTAGCGAGTGTGAATGATCAAGAAGGACATGTGTTTCTCGAATGGGAAAATTTTCCTTCATATGTTCAAATACAAATCGCTCTCCACTGGTATCACAAGAAGTATCCAACAAGACATAAGACTGAGCCTGGTATAAATCTTGTGAAGAAGGGGATTAAAAGTGCATTAGATGATTTGAAGACTAAACATGAGGGCTTTCTTCTAAGCTCACATTCTCGTAAG ATTTGCAGCTATGTTCCTGACCTTGCAAGATCATTAGCGGGCCTCATATTCTCTTCTACTGACATGGACTTCCAAGGAGATTGCTTATCTGTTCTTGGATTTCAGCCTCAAGAAGCTGAACGTGAAGCAGTGGAAGACTATATACAGAGAAAGATTGTTACGGTTATAGGAATGAATGAGAGTAAACCCCAGAAAGACCAGGAAGCTGCTCCCTTTCTGTTTTTTGAAGGCGGGTCTGAGACATCACACTATGAAGATGAGGAAATAGAAGGTGAGTATTACTCTACCTCCCTTGAATGA
- the LOC103829835 gene encoding type 2 DNA topoisomerase 6 subunit B-like isoform X5, protein MEPTSGMGYSPSRPLAFLTTRCSAIILILVSVYQTKESKDNLLSLKTAQSLEVSLSVFASMDALVAPIVTFFQKMLVLHLPNVTMDLVVEQGASPGTQTQYVFVMNGDQTPCFTASNLERLKSGLEDCVLRHGNCLEMMCEQCFSDREHLKVGSGTACPEENRKRPGGTMEVVIVISDLLETTRHCSRSCEGKTEVVYFDNFSPSPIPQVALSALKKIDWKSYGLILASVNDQEGHVFLEWENFPSYVQIQIALHWYHKKYPTRHKTEPGINLVKKGIKSALDDLKTKHEGFLLSSHSRKICSYVPDLARSLAGLIFSSTDMDFQGDCLSVLGFQPQEAEREAVEDYIQRKIVTVIGMNESKPQKDQEAAPFLFFEGGSETSHYEDEEIEGEYYSTSLE, encoded by the exons ATGGAGCCAACATCTGGG ATGGGTTACTCTCCCTCAAGACCACTT GCTTTTCTGACGACGAGGTGTTCTGCTATCATATTAATCTTGGTGAGTGTATATCAAACAAAAGAATCAAAAGACAACCTTCTCAGCCTAAAAACGGCGCAAAGTTTAG AGGTATCTCTGAGTGTCTTTGCAAGTATGGATGCTCTTGTGGCCCCCATAGTTACCTTCTTTCAAAAG ATGCTTGTTCTTCATTTACCT AATGTCACAATGGATCTGGTGGTTGAACAAGGAGCTTCTCCTGGTACTCAAACCCAATACGTCTTTGTAATGAACGGTGATCAAACTCCTTGCTTCACTGCCTCCAACCTTGAACGCTTAAAGTCTGGTCTTGAGGACTGTGTTTTAAGGCATGGAAACTGTTTGGAAATGATGTGTGAACAATGCTTCTCTGATAG AGAGCATCTAAAAGTTGGGAGTGGAACAGCCTGCCCTGAAGAAAATCGTAAGAGACCTGGAGGAACAATGGAAGTGGTGATTGTAATAAGTGACTTATTAGAGACAACTCGCCATTGCAGCAGATCATGTGAGGGCAAAACAGAG GTTGTATACTTTGACAATTTCTCTCCTTCCCCCATTCCACAAGTTGCCTTGAGTGCATTGAAAAAGATTGACTGGAAAAGCTACGGTTTGATCCTAGCGAGTGTGAATGATCAAGAAGGACATGTGTTTCTCGAATGGGAAAATTTTCCTTCATATGTTCAAATACAAATCGCTCTCCACTGGTATCACAAGAAGTATCCAACAAGACATAAGACTGAGCCTGGTATAAATCTTGTGAAGAAGGGGATTAAAAGTGCATTAGATGATTTGAAGACTAAACATGAGGGCTTTCTTCTAAGCTCACATTCTCGTAAG ATTTGCAGCTATGTTCCTGACCTTGCAAGATCATTAGCGGGCCTCATATTCTCTTCTACTGACATGGACTTCCAAGGAGATTGCTTATCTGTTCTTGGATTTCAGCCTCAAGAAGCTGAACGTGAAGCAGTGGAAGACTATATACAGAGAAAGATTGTTACGGTTATAGGAATGAATGAGAGTAAACCCCAGAAAGACCAGGAAGCTGCTCCCTTTCTGTTTTTTGAAGGCGGGTCTGAGACATCACACTATGAAGATGAGGAAATAGAAGGTGAGTATTACTCTACCTCCCTTGAATGA
- the LOC103829835 gene encoding type 2 DNA topoisomerase 6 subunit B-like isoform X2, with product MEMSDPLPKLLLQVSHPSSFLIRLLRFHFLSSLVFSQLISSAFQRCRLAEDLCRLSLLLLHQSAGNDPPITSISISDTGIGCSLVEFQDLRCPREFNGANIWGFSDDEVFCYHINLGECISNKRIKRQPSQPKNGAKFSGTEVSLSVFASMDALVAPIVTFFQKMLVLHLPNVTMDLVVEQGASPGTQTQYVFVMNGDQTPCFTASNLERLKSGLEDCVLRHGNCLEMMCEQCFSDREHLKVGSGTACPEENRKRPGGTMEVVIVISDLLETTRHCSRSCEGKTEVVYFDNFSPSPIPQVALSALKKIDWKSYGLILASVNDQEGHVFLEWENFPSYVQIQIALHWYHKKYPTRHKTEPGINLVKKGIKSALDDLKTKHEGFLLSSHSRKICSYVPDLARSLAGLIFSSTDMDFQGDCLSVLGFQPQEAEREAVEDYIQRKIVTVIGMNESKPQKDQEAAPFLFFEGGSETSHYEDEEIEGEYYSTSLE from the exons ATGGAGATGAGTGATCCTCTTCCCAAGCTTCTTCTACAAGTAAGTCACCCATCATCATTCCTCATTCGTCTTCTTCGATTTCATTTTCTTTCAAGTCTTGTGTTCTCTCAGTTGATCTCGTCAGCTTTTCAAAGATGCCGTCTAGCAGAAGATCTCTGTAGAttatcacttcttcttcttcatcaatctGCTGGCAATGATCCTCCGATTACATCTATTTCGA TTTCGGATACGGGCATTGGATGCAGTTTGGTGGAGTTTCAGGATCTGAGGTGCCCTAGAGAGTTCAATGGAGCCAACATCTGGG GCTTTTCTGACGACGAGGTGTTCTGCTATCATATTAATCTTGGTGAGTGTATATCAAACAAAAGAATCAAAAGACAACCTTCTCAGCCTAAAAACGGCGCAAAGTTTAG TGGGACAGAGGTATCTCTGAGTGTCTTTGCAAGTATGGATGCTCTTGTGGCCCCCATAGTTACCTTCTTTCAAAAG ATGCTTGTTCTTCATTTACCT AATGTCACAATGGATCTGGTGGTTGAACAAGGAGCTTCTCCTGGTACTCAAACCCAATACGTCTTTGTAATGAACGGTGATCAAACTCCTTGCTTCACTGCCTCCAACCTTGAACGCTTAAAGTCTGGTCTTGAGGACTGTGTTTTAAGGCATGGAAACTGTTTGGAAATGATGTGTGAACAATGCTTCTCTGATAG AGAGCATCTAAAAGTTGGGAGTGGAACAGCCTGCCCTGAAGAAAATCGTAAGAGACCTGGAGGAACAATGGAAGTGGTGATTGTAATAAGTGACTTATTAGAGACAACTCGCCATTGCAGCAGATCATGTGAGGGCAAAACAGAG GTTGTATACTTTGACAATTTCTCTCCTTCCCCCATTCCACAAGTTGCCTTGAGTGCATTGAAAAAGATTGACTGGAAAAGCTACGGTTTGATCCTAGCGAGTGTGAATGATCAAGAAGGACATGTGTTTCTCGAATGGGAAAATTTTCCTTCATATGTTCAAATACAAATCGCTCTCCACTGGTATCACAAGAAGTATCCAACAAGACATAAGACTGAGCCTGGTATAAATCTTGTGAAGAAGGGGATTAAAAGTGCATTAGATGATTTGAAGACTAAACATGAGGGCTTTCTTCTAAGCTCACATTCTCGTAAG ATTTGCAGCTATGTTCCTGACCTTGCAAGATCATTAGCGGGCCTCATATTCTCTTCTACTGACATGGACTTCCAAGGAGATTGCTTATCTGTTCTTGGATTTCAGCCTCAAGAAGCTGAACGTGAAGCAGTGGAAGACTATATACAGAGAAAGATTGTTACGGTTATAGGAATGAATGAGAGTAAACCCCAGAAAGACCAGGAAGCTGCTCCCTTTCTGTTTTTTGAAGGCGGGTCTGAGACATCACACTATGAAGATGAGGAAATAGAAGGTGAGTATTACTCTACCTCCCTTGAATGA
- the LOC103829835 gene encoding type 2 DNA topoisomerase 6 subunit B-like isoform X6, which yields MEPTSGAFLTTRCSAIILILVSVYQTKESKDNLLSLKTAQSLEVSLSVFASMDALVAPIVTFFQKMLVLHLPNVTMDLVVEQGASPGTQTQYVFVMNGDQTPCFTASNLERLKSGLEDCVLRHGNCLEMMCEQCFSDREHLKVGSGTACPEENRKRPGGTMEVVIVISDLLETTRHCSRSCEGKTEVVYFDNFSPSPIPQVALSALKKIDWKSYGLILASVNDQEGHVFLEWENFPSYVQIQIALHWYHKKYPTRHKTEPGINLVKKGIKSALDDLKTKHEGFLLSSHSRKICSYVPDLARSLAGLIFSSTDMDFQGDCLSVLGFQPQEAEREAVEDYIQRKIVTVIGMNESKPQKDQEAAPFLFFEGGSETSHYEDEEIEGEYYSTSLE from the exons ATGGAGCCAACATCTGGG GCTTTTCTGACGACGAGGTGTTCTGCTATCATATTAATCTTGGTGAGTGTATATCAAACAAAAGAATCAAAAGACAACCTTCTCAGCCTAAAAACGGCGCAAAGTTTAG AGGTATCTCTGAGTGTCTTTGCAAGTATGGATGCTCTTGTGGCCCCCATAGTTACCTTCTTTCAAAAG ATGCTTGTTCTTCATTTACCT AATGTCACAATGGATCTGGTGGTTGAACAAGGAGCTTCTCCTGGTACTCAAACCCAATACGTCTTTGTAATGAACGGTGATCAAACTCCTTGCTTCACTGCCTCCAACCTTGAACGCTTAAAGTCTGGTCTTGAGGACTGTGTTTTAAGGCATGGAAACTGTTTGGAAATGATGTGTGAACAATGCTTCTCTGATAG AGAGCATCTAAAAGTTGGGAGTGGAACAGCCTGCCCTGAAGAAAATCGTAAGAGACCTGGAGGAACAATGGAAGTGGTGATTGTAATAAGTGACTTATTAGAGACAACTCGCCATTGCAGCAGATCATGTGAGGGCAAAACAGAG GTTGTATACTTTGACAATTTCTCTCCTTCCCCCATTCCACAAGTTGCCTTGAGTGCATTGAAAAAGATTGACTGGAAAAGCTACGGTTTGATCCTAGCGAGTGTGAATGATCAAGAAGGACATGTGTTTCTCGAATGGGAAAATTTTCCTTCATATGTTCAAATACAAATCGCTCTCCACTGGTATCACAAGAAGTATCCAACAAGACATAAGACTGAGCCTGGTATAAATCTTGTGAAGAAGGGGATTAAAAGTGCATTAGATGATTTGAAGACTAAACATGAGGGCTTTCTTCTAAGCTCACATTCTCGTAAG ATTTGCAGCTATGTTCCTGACCTTGCAAGATCATTAGCGGGCCTCATATTCTCTTCTACTGACATGGACTTCCAAGGAGATTGCTTATCTGTTCTTGGATTTCAGCCTCAAGAAGCTGAACGTGAAGCAGTGGAAGACTATATACAGAGAAAGATTGTTACGGTTATAGGAATGAATGAGAGTAAACCCCAGAAAGACCAGGAAGCTGCTCCCTTTCTGTTTTTTGAAGGCGGGTCTGAGACATCACACTATGAAGATGAGGAAATAGAAGGTGAGTATTACTCTACCTCCCTTGAATGA
- the LOC103829835 gene encoding type 2 DNA topoisomerase 6 subunit B-like isoform X4 produces the protein MEMSDPLPKLLLQLISSAFQRCRLAEDLCRLSLLLLHQSAGNDPPITSISISDTGIGCSLVEFQDLRCPREFNGANIWGFSDDEVFCYHINLGECISNKRIKRQPSQPKNGAKFSGTEVSLSVFASMDALVAPIVTFFQKMLVLHLPNVTMDLVVEQGASPGTQTQYVFVMNGDQTPCFTASNLERLKSGLEDCVLRHGNCLEMMCEQCFSDREHLKVGSGTACPEENRKRPGGTMEVVIVISDLLETTRHCSRSCEGKTEVVYFDNFSPSPIPQVALSALKKIDWKSYGLILASVNDQEGHVFLEWENFPSYVQIQIALHWYHKKYPTRHKTEPGINLVKKGIKSALDDLKTKHEGFLLSSHSRKICSYVPDLARSLAGLIFSSTDMDFQGDCLSVLGFQPQEAEREAVEDYIQRKIVTVIGMNESKPQKDQEAAPFLFFEGGSETSHYEDEEIEGEYYSTSLE, from the exons ATGGAGATGAGTGATCCTCTTCCCAAGCTTCTTCTACAA TTGATCTCGTCAGCTTTTCAAAGATGCCGTCTAGCAGAAGATCTCTGTAGAttatcacttcttcttcttcatcaatctGCTGGCAATGATCCTCCGATTACATCTATTTCGA TTTCGGATACGGGCATTGGATGCAGTTTGGTGGAGTTTCAGGATCTGAGGTGCCCTAGAGAGTTCAATGGAGCCAACATCTGGG GCTTTTCTGACGACGAGGTGTTCTGCTATCATATTAATCTTGGTGAGTGTATATCAAACAAAAGAATCAAAAGACAACCTTCTCAGCCTAAAAACGGCGCAAAGTTTAG TGGGACAGAGGTATCTCTGAGTGTCTTTGCAAGTATGGATGCTCTTGTGGCCCCCATAGTTACCTTCTTTCAAAAG ATGCTTGTTCTTCATTTACCT AATGTCACAATGGATCTGGTGGTTGAACAAGGAGCTTCTCCTGGTACTCAAACCCAATACGTCTTTGTAATGAACGGTGATCAAACTCCTTGCTTCACTGCCTCCAACCTTGAACGCTTAAAGTCTGGTCTTGAGGACTGTGTTTTAAGGCATGGAAACTGTTTGGAAATGATGTGTGAACAATGCTTCTCTGATAG AGAGCATCTAAAAGTTGGGAGTGGAACAGCCTGCCCTGAAGAAAATCGTAAGAGACCTGGAGGAACAATGGAAGTGGTGATTGTAATAAGTGACTTATTAGAGACAACTCGCCATTGCAGCAGATCATGTGAGGGCAAAACAGAG GTTGTATACTTTGACAATTTCTCTCCTTCCCCCATTCCACAAGTTGCCTTGAGTGCATTGAAAAAGATTGACTGGAAAAGCTACGGTTTGATCCTAGCGAGTGTGAATGATCAAGAAGGACATGTGTTTCTCGAATGGGAAAATTTTCCTTCATATGTTCAAATACAAATCGCTCTCCACTGGTATCACAAGAAGTATCCAACAAGACATAAGACTGAGCCTGGTATAAATCTTGTGAAGAAGGGGATTAAAAGTGCATTAGATGATTTGAAGACTAAACATGAGGGCTTTCTTCTAAGCTCACATTCTCGTAAG ATTTGCAGCTATGTTCCTGACCTTGCAAGATCATTAGCGGGCCTCATATTCTCTTCTACTGACATGGACTTCCAAGGAGATTGCTTATCTGTTCTTGGATTTCAGCCTCAAGAAGCTGAACGTGAAGCAGTGGAAGACTATATACAGAGAAAGATTGTTACGGTTATAGGAATGAATGAGAGTAAACCCCAGAAAGACCAGGAAGCTGCTCCCTTTCTGTTTTTTGAAGGCGGGTCTGAGACATCACACTATGAAGATGAGGAAATAGAAGGTGAGTATTACTCTACCTCCCTTGAATGA